A genomic window from Elaeis guineensis isolate ETL-2024a chromosome 3, EG11, whole genome shotgun sequence includes:
- the LOC105032648 gene encoding flowering locus K homology domain yields MDAPEENFTENEVIEPTENSHNQKQGRDEDIAVGSGEKKWPGWPGESVFRILIPSHKVGGIIGRKGESIKKMCEESRARIKILDAPSGIPERAVMISAKEEPDAPISPAMDGLLRVHKRTIDGLDGESTHASQNTGNMVSTRLLVAATQAGSLIGKQGATIKSIQEASSTTVRVLDDLPPFALHEDRVVEIQGPPAGVHKAVELIASHLRKFLVDRSVLPLFEMHMSRPNSHMEQNMPPAQPWGHPQGLPPNAGVSAYGGNPQFMPPRPQDNYYLPPDLPPMEKQPHHGISTFGREAPPPMSMHPSANQHSQPLVSQVTRRMQIPLSYADAVIGTAGASISYIRRASGATITIQETRGVPGEMTVEINGSAAQVQTAEQLIKNFMAEAAAPAQNTVAPVDQGYNSYSAHGSMYTSPPVNAGPATHAGGGYGSTYGANYGY; encoded by the exons ATGGATGCACCTGAGGAAAATTTTACTGAAAATGAAGTGATTGAACCCACCGAGAACTCACACAACCAGAAACAAGGACGGGATGAAGATATCGCTGTTGGCAGTGGTGAGAAAAAATGGCCTGGTTGGCCTGGAGAAAGTGTTTTCCGAATACTGATTCCATCTCACAAGGTTGGTGGTATCATTGGTCGTAAAGGAGAATCTATCAAGAAAATGTGTGAGGAATCAAGAGCTCGTATTAAGATTCTAGATGCTCCATCAGGCATACCAGAAAGAGCT gtaATGATTTCAGCAAAGGAAGAGCCAGATGCACCAATTTCTCCTGCAATGGATGGCCTACTCAGGGTTCATAAACGCACAATAGATGGTTTAGATGGGGAATCTACTCATGCTTCCCAAAACACTGGCAACATGGTGTCAACACGACTACTTGTTGCAGCCACACAAGCAGGTAGCTTGATTGGAAAACAAGGAGCAACCATAAAATCAATTCAAGAGGCTTCCAGCACTACTGTTCGTGTTCTCG ATGACCTGCCACCTTTTGCATTACATGAAGACAGAGTTGTGGAGATACAAGGACCACCCGCTGGAGTGCATAAAGCTGTAGAACTAATTGCTTCTCATTTACGGAAGTTTCTAGTTGATCGTAGTGTACTTCCTCTATTTGAGATGCAT ATGTCCAGGCCTAATTCACATATGGAACAGAACATGCCTCCAGCTCAACCTTGGGGTCATCCTCAAGGCCTTCCTCCAAATGCTGGTGTTTCAGCTTATGGTGGCAATCCTCAATTCATGCCCCCACGGCCACAGGATAATTATTATCTGCCACCTGACCTCCCTCCTATGGAAAAACAACCTCACCATGGTATATCAACATTTGGACGAGAGGCACCACCACCCATGTCGATGCATCCATCAGCTAATCAACACTCCCAGCCCCTTGTCTCTCAG GTCACACGTCGCATGCAAATTCCACTTTCTTATGCTGATGCTGTAATTGGGACAGCTGGTGCAAGTATCAGCTACATCCGTCGTGCGAGCGGGGCAACCATTACAATACAAGAAACTCGAGGTGTTCCTGGAGAAATGACTGTTGAGATCAATGGAAGTGCTGCACAAGTTCAAACTGCTGAGCAGTTGATAAAG AATTTCATGGctgaagctgctgctccagcacAGAACACCGTGGCGCCTGTTGATCAGGGTTATAATTCTTACTCAGCACATGGGTCCATGTATACTTCTCCTCCAGTCAATGCAGGACCGGCTACGCATGCTGGTGGAGGATATGGATCTACTTATGGAGCAAACTATGGATATTAG